A window of Stutzerimonas stutzeri genomic DNA:
TGTGCTGGCTGCCGAGGGCGAGCCGATCGTCATCAAGTTCGCCCACGTGGTGGCGGATGACACGCCCAAGGGCAAGGGCGCGCTGCTGCTCAAACAGCTGGTCGAAGAGCGCATGGCCGGCAAGGTGAAGGTCGAGGTCTACCCGAACTCGGCCCTGGTGGGCGATGCAGAAGAGATGCAGGCTCTGTTCGACAACAAGGTCCAGTTGCTGGCGCCGTCGATGTCGAAGTTCGCGCCTTATACCAAGAAGCTGCAGCTGTTCGACTTGCCCTTCCTGTTCGACGATGCCGAGGCGTTGCAGCGCTTCCAGAAACGCGAGGCTGCGCGTCAGCTGCTGCGTTCCATGGCCGATCATGGGGTTTACGGACTCGCTTACTGGAACAACGGCCTGAAGCAGCTTTCCGCGACTACACCGCTGCGCAAGCCGAGCGATGCCAACGGTCTGGCGTTCCGCATCCAGCCGTCGCCCGTGCTCGAAGCGCAGTTCGCGGCGGTTGGTGCCAAGTCGGTCGTACTGCCGTTCGCCAA
This region includes:
- a CDS encoding TRAP transporter substrate-binding protein, which encodes MYKSCVAALIAALYWSSAPVLAAEGEPIVIKFAHVVADDTPKGKGALLLKQLVEERMAGKVKVEVYPNSALVGDAEEMQALFDNKVQLLAPSMSKFAPYTKKLQLFDLPFLFDDAEALQRFQKREAARQLLRSMADHGVYGLAYWNNGLKQLSATTPLRKPSDANGLAFRIQPSPVLEAQFAAVGAKSVVLPFAKVYESLKGGVVQGAENPWSNILSQNMHSVQPYITESNHGVLDYMLITNNEFWLSMPFAVRSELEGIILEVTQAVNREAAAVNRRDRDRILASGSSQLITLTPEERQAWREQMLPVWKTYEAEIGADLIRAAMTVNRRR